A region of Paractinoplanes abujensis DNA encodes the following proteins:
- a CDS encoding CoA-binding protein codes for MRDAQQILAEANVIAVVGASRDPFKPAHTVPLQMLRHGWRIIPVNPFVDEVFGVKTVPTLADIDEPIDLVDVFRPAHDAVEVVRQAVAIKAPAVWLQSGIVSAEARRIAEEAGIDYVEDRCLAVERAVGSLSKLT; via the coding sequence ATGAGGGATGCACAGCAGATCCTGGCGGAGGCCAACGTCATCGCGGTGGTCGGCGCGTCGCGCGACCCGTTCAAGCCGGCCCACACGGTGCCGCTGCAGATGCTCCGGCACGGCTGGCGGATCATCCCGGTCAACCCGTTCGTGGACGAGGTGTTCGGGGTCAAGACGGTGCCGACGCTGGCCGACATCGACGAGCCGATCGACCTGGTCGACGTGTTCCGCCCGGCCCACGACGCGGTCGAGGTGGTCCGGCAGGCGGTTGCGATCAAGGCGCCCGCGGTCTGGCTGCAGAGCGGAATCGTGTCGGCTGAGGCACGGCGGATCGCCGAGGAAGCCGGGATCGACTACGTGGAGGATCGCTGCCTGGCCGTCGAGCGCGCGGTGGGCAGCCTCAGCAAACTCACCTAG
- a CDS encoding DUF4190 domain-containing protein: protein MTYPPGGTPDPYQPQQPYGQQPYDPTTPYSAEPSSGQPYGQPSSGQPYGAPSSGQPYGQPPPVYGQEAYKGGSPYGQPGYGQPYAAPVVATTNTMAILSLVFAFVFAPAAIVMGHISKKQIRQTGEQGEGLATAGLWLGYIFTGIGVLVCAFYVIAIVVAVGSSTSP, encoded by the coding sequence ATGACTTATCCGCCCGGTGGAACACCGGATCCATACCAGCCCCAGCAGCCGTACGGGCAGCAGCCTTACGACCCGACGACGCCGTATTCGGCCGAGCCTTCGAGCGGGCAGCCCTACGGTCAGCCGTCGAGCGGCCAGCCGTACGGTGCGCCCTCCAGCGGGCAGCCCTACGGCCAGCCGCCGCCCGTCTACGGGCAGGAGGCGTACAAGGGTGGCTCGCCGTACGGGCAGCCCGGCTACGGCCAGCCCTACGCTGCTCCGGTGGTGGCCACGACGAACACGATGGCCATCCTGTCGCTGGTGTTCGCGTTCGTGTTCGCCCCGGCCGCGATCGTCATGGGCCACATCTCCAAGAAGCAGATCCGCCAGACCGGCGAGCAGGGCGAGGGCTTGGCCACGGCCGGTCTCTGGCTGGGCTACATCTTCACCGGCATCGGCGTGCTGGTCTGTGCGTTCTACGTGATCGCGATCGTCGTCGCGGTCGGCTCCAGCACGAGCCCGTAG
- a CDS encoding DMT family transporter: MNERSSLHRAGLPTALALAVAVVAVSSSASLIVFAAAPALAIAFWRNALAAVVLTPITYGPRRSEIVGSSRRTKVFAVLAGLALAVHFATWMPAVQLGSVATAAALVATQPVWQGLIAAAQGRRPSLSGWIGIGLAVAGAAWATGADIGVSRQAVLADVLALLGGLFAAVYTALGERARTELSTTTYTWICYSTCAFALAGVCLAAGLPLTGYDHRTWLAILALVAGAQLLGHSMFSYALQRTSATTVSVLALLEVPGAALLAWAWLGQEPRPAALPGVALLLAGVAVFILGATRATRPAVDPSLAD; this comes from the coding sequence ATGAATGAGCGCTCATCGCTCCATCGCGCCGGATTGCCGACCGCCCTCGCGCTGGCCGTGGCGGTCGTCGCCGTCTCGTCCTCGGCCTCGCTGATCGTCTTCGCGGCGGCTCCGGCCCTGGCCATCGCGTTCTGGCGCAACGCGCTGGCGGCGGTCGTGCTGACCCCCATCACGTACGGGCCCCGGCGCTCGGAGATCGTCGGTTCCTCCCGCCGCACGAAAGTCTTCGCCGTGCTCGCCGGCCTCGCGCTCGCCGTGCACTTCGCCACCTGGATGCCCGCCGTGCAACTCGGCTCGGTGGCCACGGCAGCCGCGCTCGTCGCGACCCAGCCGGTCTGGCAGGGCCTGATCGCGGCCGCCCAAGGCCGCCGCCCGTCGCTGTCCGGCTGGATCGGCATCGGGCTGGCCGTGGCCGGTGCCGCCTGGGCCACGGGCGCCGACATCGGTGTCTCCCGCCAAGCCGTCCTGGCCGACGTGCTGGCCCTGCTGGGCGGCCTGTTCGCCGCGGTCTACACGGCACTCGGGGAGCGTGCCCGCACCGAGCTGAGCACCACGACGTACACCTGGATCTGTTACAGCACCTGCGCCTTCGCGCTGGCCGGGGTCTGCCTGGCCGCCGGTCTGCCGCTGACCGGCTACGACCACCGCACCTGGCTGGCCATCCTGGCCCTCGTCGCGGGCGCCCAGCTGCTGGGCCACTCGATGTTCAGCTACGCCCTGCAGCGCACCTCGGCCACCACCGTCAGCGTGCTGGCCCTGCTCGAAGTGCCGGGCGCCGCGCTGCTGGCCTGGGCCTGGCTCGGTCAGGAGCCGCGGCCGGCCGCCCTGCCCGGAGTGGCGCTGCTGCTGGCCGGCGTAGCCGTCTTCATCCTCGGCGCGACGCGAGCCACCCGCCCGGCCGTCGACCCCTCACTCGCCGACTGA
- a CDS encoding Mrp/NBP35 family ATP-binding protein, with amino-acid sequence MSAPASTIEDAIQAALATVDDPEIRRPITDLGMVKGFTVADGTVRVELLLTVAGCPLRDKLNSDITTALTKIPGITSVSVDFGVMDEEQRKALQVTLRGGGTAEPVIPFAQPGSRTRVYAVASGKGGVGKSSVTVNLAAALAKRGLSVGVIDADIYGHSVPRMLGVDGRPTRVEDMIMPPQSHGVKVISIGMFTAGNAAVVWRGPMLHRALQQFLADVYWGDLDVLLLDLPPGTGDVAISLAQLLPNAEILVVTTPQTAAAEVAERAGAIALQTHQRLVGVVENMSWLELPDGSRMEVFGAGGGQAVADSLTTTVGASVPLLGQVPLDTRVREAGDAGEPIVLAAPDAPAAKALDAVADKLAVRRESLVGKPLGLMVNTKR; translated from the coding sequence ATGTCCGCACCCGCCTCCACCATCGAGGACGCGATCCAGGCCGCGCTGGCCACGGTCGACGACCCCGAGATCCGCCGCCCGATCACCGACCTCGGCATGGTCAAGGGCTTCACCGTCGCCGACGGCACGGTCCGGGTCGAGTTGCTGCTGACCGTGGCCGGTTGCCCGCTGCGCGACAAGCTCAACTCCGACATCACCACCGCTCTGACCAAGATCCCCGGCATCACCTCGGTGAGCGTCGATTTCGGCGTGATGGACGAGGAGCAGCGCAAGGCCCTGCAGGTGACGCTGCGCGGCGGCGGCACGGCCGAGCCGGTCATCCCGTTCGCCCAGCCCGGCTCGCGCACGAGGGTCTATGCGGTGGCCAGCGGCAAGGGCGGTGTGGGCAAGTCGAGCGTGACCGTCAACCTGGCCGCGGCCCTGGCCAAGCGCGGGCTCTCGGTCGGCGTGATCGACGCCGACATCTACGGCCACTCCGTGCCCCGCATGCTGGGTGTGGACGGCCGACCGACCCGGGTCGAAGACATGATCATGCCGCCGCAGTCGCACGGCGTGAAGGTGATCTCGATCGGCATGTTCACGGCGGGCAACGCCGCAGTGGTGTGGCGCGGTCCGATGCTGCACCGCGCGCTGCAGCAGTTCCTGGCCGACGTCTACTGGGGCGACCTCGACGTGCTGCTGCTCGACCTGCCTCCCGGCACGGGCGACGTGGCCATCTCGCTGGCCCAGCTTCTGCCCAACGCGGAGATTCTGGTCGTCACGACCCCGCAGACCGCCGCCGCCGAGGTGGCCGAGCGGGCCGGCGCGATCGCCCTGCAGACCCACCAGCGCCTGGTCGGCGTGGTGGAGAACATGTCGTGGCTGGAGCTGCCGGACGGCTCGCGCATGGAGGTCTTCGGCGCGGGTGGGGGGCAGGCCGTGGCCGATTCGCTGACCACCACGGTGGGCGCCTCGGTGCCGCTGCTGGGGCAGGTGCCGCTGGACACCCGGGTGCGCGAGGCGGGCGACGCCGGCGAGCCGATCGTGCTGGCCGCGCCCGACGCGCCGGCCGCCAAGGCGCTCGATGCCGTGGCCGACAAACTGGCCGTGCGCCGCGAGTCGCTGGTGGGCAAGCCGCTCGGCCTGATGGTCAACACCAAGCGGTAA
- a CDS encoding S1C family serine protease has product MTDGWNARSLPPPAPGQPLPPVGGPPQPGSPWWSDALADPWRDPYAPTAVVVQNPGTPAGPAPEAVPDPDAPRRSYTPILVICLVTALLAGGLGGTLGYLFAVKSGYGNSGGGTALGSTAQDPPAAANRAPDSLAGIAAKVLPSVVTVRVTGAIGTGFVVSADGYVVTNDHVVEGADDTMSVVFSDGSTARAELVGRDPQSDLAVIKVAKSGLTAVALGNSDSIAVGDPVLAFGSPLALRNTVTYGIVSALDRTIEAGDAGTTRYYAAIQTDAAVNQGNSGGPLVNADGQVIGVNSVIRSVGGSETEAGNIGLAFAIPINQAKRVSQDIIDHGKARRTVIGAEVVTGGTSTSGARLRSVEPSGPAAAAGMKSGDVVTKLDGHVLEDGTDLIALVRKYDPGATVSVEYRRGTKTETASVTLVADSN; this is encoded by the coding sequence GTGACCGACGGCTGGAATGCTCGTTCCCTTCCGCCGCCCGCCCCCGGTCAACCCCTGCCGCCCGTGGGTGGCCCGCCTCAGCCGGGGTCGCCGTGGTGGTCCGACGCGCTCGCCGACCCGTGGCGCGACCCGTATGCTCCGACCGCCGTGGTGGTGCAGAATCCGGGCACCCCGGCCGGGCCCGCGCCCGAGGCCGTGCCCGACCCCGACGCGCCCCGCCGGTCGTACACTCCGATTCTCGTCATCTGCCTGGTCACGGCCCTGCTCGCGGGCGGTCTGGGCGGCACGCTGGGCTACCTTTTCGCGGTCAAGAGCGGCTACGGAAACAGTGGCGGGGGCACCGCTCTGGGGTCCACCGCGCAGGACCCGCCGGCCGCCGCCAACCGGGCTCCGGACTCGCTGGCCGGGATCGCCGCCAAGGTGCTGCCGAGCGTGGTGACCGTGCGCGTGACCGGAGCGATCGGCACCGGTTTCGTGGTCTCCGCCGACGGCTACGTGGTCACCAACGACCACGTCGTGGAGGGCGCCGACGACACCATGTCGGTGGTCTTCAGCGACGGCTCCACGGCCCGCGCCGAGCTGGTCGGCCGTGACCCGCAGTCCGACCTGGCTGTGATCAAGGTCGCCAAGTCGGGGCTCACCGCGGTCGCGCTCGGCAATTCCGACTCGATCGCGGTCGGTGACCCGGTGCTCGCGTTCGGCTCACCGCTGGCCCTGCGCAACACGGTGACGTACGGGATCGTCAGCGCCCTCGACCGCACGATCGAGGCCGGCGACGCGGGCACGACCCGGTACTACGCGGCCATCCAGACCGACGCCGCGGTCAACCAGGGCAACTCCGGCGGCCCGCTGGTCAACGCGGACGGCCAGGTCATCGGGGTCAACTCGGTGATCCGCTCGGTCGGTGGCAGCGAGACCGAGGCCGGCAACATCGGCCTGGCCTTCGCGATCCCCATCAATCAGGCCAAGCGGGTCTCGCAGGACATCATCGACCACGGCAAGGCCCGGCGGACGGTGATCGGCGCCGAGGTGGTCACCGGCGGCACCAGCACGTCGGGGGCCCGGCTGCGCTCGGTCGAGCCGTCCGGCCCGGCCGCGGCCGCGGGCATGAAGTCCGGCGACGTGGTCACCAAGCTGGACGGGCACGTGCTGGAGGACGGCACCGACCTGATCGCCCTGGTCCGCAAGTACGACCCGGGCGCCACCGTCTCGGTGGAGTACCGTCGCGGGACGAAGACGGAAACAGCCTCGGTGACGTTGGTCGCCGACTCCAACTGA
- a CDS encoding DUF1003 domain-containing protein, giving the protein MTEQRRDRLDQPVEPGRVRLPRFDPESFGRWSESIARYMGTAQFIVWMTLVIAAWFGWNTLAPAGLRFDPYTFTFLTLILSLQASYAAPLILLAQNRQTDRDRLAMEEDRRRAAMQKADTEYLAREIASLRIALGEVATRDFLRSELARLADELDEAAHRREKRARTDWEEDRKDWDEDRR; this is encoded by the coding sequence GTGACCGAACAGCGCCGCGACCGTCTGGATCAACCCGTCGAGCCGGGCCGGGTGCGGTTGCCGCGCTTCGACCCGGAGTCGTTCGGCCGCTGGTCCGAGAGCATCGCCCGATACATGGGCACGGCCCAGTTCATCGTGTGGATGACGCTGGTGATCGCGGCCTGGTTCGGCTGGAACACCCTGGCGCCGGCCGGTCTGCGCTTCGACCCGTACACGTTCACGTTCCTCACCTTGATCCTGTCGCTGCAGGCGTCGTACGCGGCGCCGCTGATCCTGCTCGCGCAGAACCGCCAGACCGACCGCGACCGCCTGGCCATGGAGGAGGACCGCCGGCGGGCCGCGATGCAGAAGGCGGACACCGAATATCTGGCCCGCGAGATCGCCTCGCTGCGGATCGCGCTGGGCGAGGTGGCGACCCGCGATTTCCTGCGCTCCGAGCTGGCCCGGCTGGCCGACGAGCTCGACGAAGCGGCCCATCGGCGGGAGAAGCGAGCCCGTACGGACTGGGAGGAGGATCGCAAGGACTGGGACGAAGATCGCCGATAG
- a CDS encoding preprotein translocase subunit TatB translates to MFENLNWWEIGALLMLALLIFGERLPKVIGDGLRMLRGLRAMAQNATSDLNRELGTDLQLQDLHPKAFIRKHLISEEDEAAIRKPLQGLFEDVKQDLNGVKTDLTEVAAAADIKNTNSTASDKPATAVAPRQKFDLDAT, encoded by the coding sequence ATGTTCGAGAACCTGAACTGGTGGGAGATCGGCGCGCTGCTCATGCTGGCGCTGCTGATCTTCGGCGAGCGCCTTCCCAAGGTCATCGGCGATGGTCTGCGCATGCTGCGCGGCCTGCGGGCCATGGCGCAGAATGCGACCAGCGACCTCAACCGCGAGCTCGGCACCGACCTTCAGCTGCAGGATCTGCACCCCAAGGCGTTCATCCGCAAGCACCTGATCAGCGAGGAGGACGAGGCGGCGATCCGCAAGCCGCTGCAGGGCCTCTTCGAGGACGTGAAGCAGGACTTGAACGGGGTCAAGACCGACCTGACCGAGGTCGCCGCGGCCGCCGACATCAAGAACACCAACAGCACGGCGTCGGACAAGCCGGCGACGGCAGTCGCGCCGAGGCAGAAGTTCGACCTCGACGCGACCTGA
- the trxA gene encoding thioredoxin, which produces MATVALTAENFDEVTGKDGIVLVDFWASWCGPCVRFAPTYERSSEKHENITFGKVDTEAEQELAAKFDIRSIPTIMAVRDGVIVFSQPGSLPESALENLIEQVEKLDMDEVRQQLAAHSH; this is translated from the coding sequence ATGGCGACGGTTGCGCTGACCGCTGAGAACTTCGACGAGGTCACCGGCAAGGACGGCATCGTCCTGGTGGACTTCTGGGCAAGCTGGTGCGGGCCGTGCGTCCGCTTCGCTCCGACCTACGAGCGGTCGTCCGAGAAGCACGAGAACATCACCTTCGGCAAGGTCGACACGGAGGCCGAGCAGGAGCTCGCCGCGAAGTTCGACATCCGCTCGATCCCGACGATCATGGCCGTCCGCGACGGCGTCATCGTCTTCTCGCAGCCGGGCTCCCTTCCCGAGTCCGCCCTGGAGAACCTGATCGAGCAGGTGGAGAAGCTCGACATGGACGAGGTGCGCCAGCAGCTCGCGGCCCACAGCCACTGA
- a CDS encoding HAD family hydrolase, with protein sequence MPAYRAVVFDFFGTLTRSVQRGPQHAELARALGVDPEAVRGVLDRTFRARARGRYGSAEATLRWVIEQAGGHPRTDQVRAGVPARVDALKADTRLRADAVSVLAAIKRRGLGTALISDCTHELPAFLPSLPVAPLLDATVYSVRLGVCKPDPRIYLAACEKLDVSPSECLYVGDGGSHELTGAAAVGMTPVRLAAPDLASHLVFDADTNFAGRTVRSLTEVVGLVDHARIARPLKIAR encoded by the coding sequence ATGCCCGCATACCGTGCGGTCGTGTTCGATTTTTTCGGCACGTTGACCCGTTCTGTGCAGCGGGGACCCCAGCACGCGGAGCTCGCCCGCGCGCTGGGCGTCGACCCCGAGGCGGTTCGCGGCGTGCTGGACCGCACGTTCCGGGCCCGCGCGCGAGGGCGCTACGGGTCCGCCGAGGCCACCCTACGGTGGGTGATCGAGCAGGCCGGCGGACACCCCCGGACGGATCAGGTGCGCGCGGGGGTGCCGGCGCGCGTGGACGCCCTCAAGGCGGACACCCGGCTGCGGGCCGACGCGGTCAGCGTTCTCGCGGCGATCAAGCGGCGCGGTCTCGGCACGGCCCTGATCAGCGACTGCACGCACGAACTGCCCGCGTTCCTGCCCAGCCTGCCGGTCGCTCCGCTGCTCGACGCGACTGTTTACTCCGTACGGCTGGGGGTCTGCAAACCGGATCCGCGCATCTATCTGGCCGCGTGCGAAAAGCTCGACGTGTCGCCGAGCGAGTGCCTCTACGTGGGCGACGGCGGTAGTCACGAGCTGACCGGCGCCGCCGCCGTGGGCATGACCCCGGTCCGGCTGGCCGCCCCCGATCTGGCCAGCCATCTGGTCTTCGACGCCGACACCAACTTCGCGGGCCGTACGGTCCGGTCGCTCACCGAGGTCGTCGGGCTCGTGGACCACGCCCGCATCGCGAGGCCGCTTAAGATTGCCCGGTGA
- a CDS encoding magnesium transporter MgtE N-terminal domain-containing protein, giving the protein MTMGTRVYLARLAGLPVFDPNGDRVGRVRDAVVRLRTTNRPPQVVGLVAEMALRRRIFLPIGRVTSMDAEGVVLASGSLNLRRFEKRPNELLLVEDLLDRRVTVVPDDGDGPGTTGAVVDIGVELNRNNEYLVTKVAVREHTGRLARRGHVFQAEFDRVRGLIGPTDTQGTSNLLALLEQMKPADMANALQDLPDARRNEVAAALSDRTLADVLEELPEHDQVEILVRLDRERAADVLERMDPDDAADLLGELPKAEQAVLLDLMEPEEAAPVRQLMNYRPGTAGSVMTSEPVILTPDTTVAEALARIREPELSPVVAAQVFVARAPSATPSGKYLGMVHFQRLLREPPSSILGGIIDTDLEPLRPETSLAEIIKQMATYDLVAMPVVDSSRRLVGAVTVDDVLDHSLPRDWRDRDLREPEADEVRL; this is encoded by the coding sequence GTGACCATGGGGACGAGGGTTTATCTGGCCCGGCTTGCCGGGCTGCCCGTTTTCGACCCCAACGGCGACCGGGTCGGGCGGGTGCGTGACGCCGTCGTGCGCCTGCGCACCACCAACCGGCCCCCGCAGGTGGTCGGGCTGGTGGCCGAGATGGCGCTGCGCCGGCGCATCTTCCTGCCGATCGGCCGGGTGACGTCGATGGACGCCGAGGGGGTCGTGCTGGCCAGCGGCTCGCTCAACCTGCGCCGGTTCGAGAAGCGGCCCAACGAGCTGCTGCTGGTCGAGGACCTGCTGGACCGGCGGGTGACGGTGGTGCCCGACGACGGCGACGGGCCCGGCACGACCGGCGCGGTGGTCGACATCGGCGTGGAGCTCAACCGCAACAACGAATACCTGGTGACCAAGGTCGCCGTGCGCGAGCACACCGGGCGGCTGGCCCGCCGCGGCCACGTCTTCCAGGCCGAGTTCGACCGGGTGCGCGGCCTGATCGGCCCGACCGACACCCAGGGCACGTCCAACCTGCTGGCCCTGCTGGAGCAGATGAAACCGGCCGACATGGCCAACGCGCTGCAGGATCTGCCCGACGCCCGGCGCAACGAGGTCGCGGCCGCGCTGAGCGACCGCACGCTGGCCGACGTGCTGGAGGAGCTGCCCGAGCACGACCAGGTCGAGATCCTCGTCCGGCTCGACCGGGAACGCGCGGCCGACGTGCTGGAGCGGATGGACCCGGACGACGCGGCCGACCTGCTCGGCGAGCTGCCCAAGGCCGAGCAGGCAGTGCTGCTCGACCTGATGGAGCCGGAGGAGGCTGCCCCGGTCCGTCAGCTGATGAACTACCGGCCGGGCACGGCGGGCAGCGTCATGACCTCGGAGCCGGTGATCCTGACGCCCGACACCACCGTGGCCGAGGCGCTGGCCCGCATCCGCGAGCCCGAGCTGTCGCCGGTGGTCGCGGCGCAGGTCTTCGTGGCCCGTGCGCCGTCCGCCACTCCGAGTGGGAAATACCTCGGCATGGTGCATTTCCAGCGGCTGCTGCGCGAGCCGCCGTCTTCGATCCTGGGCGGCATCATCGACACCGACCTCGAGCCGTTGCGGCCGGAGACGTCGCTCGCCGAGATCATCAAACAGATGGCGACGTACGACCTGGTGGCGATGCCCGTGGTCGACTCGTCGCGCCGGCTGGTGGGCGCGGTGACCGTCGACGACGTGCTCGACCATTCACTGCCGCGGGACTGGCGCGACCGTGACCTTCGTGAGCCCGAGGCCGACGAGGTCAGGCTGTGA
- a CDS encoding SDR family NAD(P)-dependent oxidoreductase has product METAEPQEAPVTLRLDGKVALVTGAGSPDGIGYATARRLRDLGARVAIVSTTRRIHERAAELGITGFVADLTDEAEVGALADAVSDHLGDVEVLVNNAGLTSRASPEILRPVSQLTYDEWKSEIDRNLSTAFLCSRAFQGGMAEQGWGRIVNLAATAGPVNALPTEAAYAAAKAGVVGLTRALAMELVADGVNVNCVAPGTIYTAASTVTEIKQGLGTPIGRPGTPDEVAAAIAFLCSPAASYITGQMLVVDGGNSVREAEFR; this is encoded by the coding sequence GTGGAGACTGCGGAGCCGCAGGAAGCGCCGGTCACGTTGCGACTGGACGGCAAGGTCGCGCTGGTCACGGGCGCGGGAAGCCCGGACGGGATCGGGTACGCGACCGCCCGCCGGCTGCGTGACCTCGGCGCGCGGGTGGCGATCGTCTCGACCACGCGGCGCATCCACGAGCGCGCCGCCGAACTCGGCATCACCGGGTTCGTGGCCGACCTCACCGACGAGGCCGAGGTGGGCGCGCTGGCCGACGCCGTCTCCGACCACCTGGGCGACGTCGAGGTGCTGGTCAACAACGCCGGCCTCACGAGCCGGGCCAGCCCCGAGATCCTCCGGCCGGTCTCCCAGCTCACGTACGACGAGTGGAAGTCCGAGATCGACCGCAACCTGAGCACGGCGTTTCTGTGCAGCCGGGCCTTTCAGGGCGGCATGGCCGAGCAGGGCTGGGGCCGGATCGTGAACCTGGCGGCGACGGCCGGTCCGGTCAACGCGCTGCCCACCGAGGCGGCGTACGCGGCAGCCAAGGCGGGCGTGGTCGGCTTGACCCGGGCGCTCGCGATGGAGCTGGTCGCCGACGGGGTCAACGTCAACTGCGTGGCGCCGGGCACGATCTACACGGCTGCGTCCACGGTCACCGAGATCAAGCAGGGGCTGGGCACGCCGATCGGCCGCCCCGGCACGCCCGACGAGGTGGCCGCGGCGATCGCGTTCCTGTGCTCGCCGGCCGCCTCCTACATCACCGGGCAGATGCTGGTCGTCGACGGCGGCAACAGCGTGCGCGAGGCCGAGTTCCGCTGA
- a CDS encoding intein-containing Rv2578c family radical SAM protein, whose protein sequence is MRWSNLSAPSDGGSLLDRAAPAAPPLPLALPGATVRTFDTPGFAGMTFYEIQAKSLINRVPGASRVPFEWTINPYRGCSHACAYCLSGDTPILMADGTTRRLADLRKGDAIMGTMGAGSTRRYVPTTVLDQWSTTKAAFRVTLADGTRLVSSGDHRFLTDRGWRHVSPAEPHQPALAVGDLMFGVGHFAEPPKESPDYRAGFLCGLIRGDAGRGETAPPQSREGDAWIRADGYLDDVPLHEALRWPDLPTTGWYRGFLAGAFGAVGTADRLAISFTSGDRQFLSRVTAALTYLGLPSRTPVRVRGGGGSGTVEIDRDLWAALRFRHLTGVDGAPLDASGVGVRAGRQLAVVDIEDLGLTLPLFDISTGTGDFIADGVVSHNCFARHTHSYLDLDSGHDFDTKIVVKVNAGELIRRELAAPRWRGAHIAMGTNVDVYQRAEGRYRLMPEILAALRDHANPFSILTKGTLILRDLELLTQAAEVTRVGLSFSVGFLDEQVWRAVESGTPSPRRRLDAVRRLTDAGFAVGVLMAPILPGLTDTDESIDETVAAIAAAGATSVTALPLHLRPGAREWYAAWLTRTRPDLAPRYRELYGNGSYAPQTYQREITARVRMAARRHGLHRADPGEARTVAPAHERQEDHQLTLL, encoded by the coding sequence ATGCGATGGTCCAACCTGTCGGCCCCTTCCGACGGCGGCTCGCTCCTCGACAGGGCAGCGCCGGCGGCTCCACCCCTGCCGCTGGCGCTGCCCGGCGCCACCGTCCGCACGTTCGACACCCCCGGCTTCGCCGGCATGACGTTCTACGAGATCCAGGCGAAGAGCCTGATCAATCGCGTGCCGGGCGCCTCCCGGGTGCCGTTCGAGTGGACCATCAATCCCTATCGCGGCTGCTCCCACGCCTGTGCGTATTGCTTGTCGGGCGACACCCCGATCCTGATGGCCGACGGCACCACGCGCCGGCTGGCCGACCTGCGCAAGGGTGACGCGATCATGGGCACGATGGGTGCCGGCTCCACCCGGCGCTATGTCCCCACCACCGTGCTCGATCAGTGGTCGACCACCAAGGCGGCCTTCCGGGTCACCCTGGCCGACGGCACCCGGCTGGTCTCCAGCGGTGACCACCGGTTCCTCACCGATCGCGGCTGGCGGCACGTCAGCCCGGCCGAGCCCCACCAGCCCGCGCTCGCCGTCGGCGACCTCATGTTCGGGGTCGGCCACTTCGCCGAGCCGCCCAAGGAGTCCCCCGACTATCGAGCGGGCTTCCTCTGCGGCCTGATCCGCGGTGACGCCGGCCGGGGCGAGACCGCGCCTCCGCAGTCCCGTGAGGGCGACGCGTGGATCCGGGCCGACGGCTATCTCGACGACGTCCCCCTGCACGAGGCGCTGCGCTGGCCCGACCTGCCCACCACGGGGTGGTACAGGGGGTTTCTGGCCGGTGCCTTCGGCGCCGTGGGCACGGCCGACCGCCTGGCGATCAGCTTCACCAGCGGCGACCGGCAGTTCCTGTCCCGGGTCACCGCCGCGCTGACCTATCTCGGCCTGCCCAGCCGCACGCCCGTCCGCGTCCGGGGCGGCGGTGGCAGCGGCACAGTCGAGATCGACCGCGACCTGTGGGCGGCGCTGCGCTTCCGTCATCTCACCGGAGTCGACGGCGCCCCGCTCGACGCGTCGGGTGTGGGTGTGCGGGCCGGCCGGCAGCTCGCCGTGGTCGACATCGAAGACCTGGGCCTCACCCTCCCGCTGTTCGACATCTCGACCGGCACGGGGGACTTCATCGCCGACGGCGTGGTCAGCCACAACTGCTTCGCCCGCCACACCCACAGCTATCTCGACCTCGATTCGGGCCACGACTTCGACACCAAGATCGTGGTGAAGGTCAACGCGGGCGAGCTGATCCGCCGGGAGCTGGCCGCGCCGCGGTGGCGGGGCGCGCACATCGCCATGGGCACCAACGTCGACGTCTACCAGCGCGCCGAGGGTCGTTACCGGCTCATGCCCGAGATTCTGGCCGCCCTGCGCGACCACGCCAACCCGTTCTCGATCCTCACCAAGGGCACGCTGATCCTGCGCGACCTCGAGCTGCTCACCCAGGCGGCCGAGGTCACCCGGGTCGGGCTGTCGTTCTCCGTCGGCTTCCTCGACGAGCAGGTCTGGCGGGCCGTCGAGTCGGGCACCCCCAGCCCGCGGCGCCGGCTGGACGCGGTGCGCCGGCTGACCGACGCCGGGTTCGCCGTCGGCGTGCTGATGGCGCCGATCCTGCCTGGCCTGACCGACACCGACGAGTCGATCGACGAGACCGTGGCGGCGATCGCGGCCGCGGGCGCCACCAGCGTCACCGCCCTGCCGTTGCATCTGCGCCCCGGCGCCCGGGAGTGGTATGCCGCGTGGCTGACCCGCACCCGCCCCGATCTGGCCCCGCGCTATCGCGAGCTCTACGGCAACGGGTCCTACGCCCCGCAGACCTACCAGCGCGAGATCACCGCGCGGGTGCGCATGGCGGCCCGCCGCCACGGCCTGCACCGGGCCGATCCGGGCGAGGCGCGCACGGTGGCCCCGGCCCACGAGCGGCAGGAGGACCACCAATTGACGCTGTTGTGA